A window of Rhodococcus sp. SGAir0479 contains these coding sequences:
- a CDS encoding threonine/serine ThrE exporter family protein — MRKFAASIGSLVKDRRATVDTVTAAPTPLQPIDLTDDARVAEVLDLAVRIGDLLLASGTSAMDTATQVRFVAATYGLAQCDVDVTYNSIVVSAHRGPLIPPASTMRIVHYRSMDFTRLAAADRLTRRIRLDAITPAEAHAALDAIVRAPHPYNRWVATLGWAGLAGTVAVLLGGGPLVTIVAFLTTVVIDRVNRVLNRFGLPYFFQQMTGGLIAATPATALYTIQDHLGVVIKPSQIIAAGVVVLLSGLSLVGSVQDAITGAPITASARFFEVVMMTGGIIAGVALSLRVATALGADLPVISNAAQPDLTQLPVKVVAGALASVFYALACYAERRALTAASLGGAAGLLFFVLAQSAGIGPVISSAIAATVIGFAGGLMARRSLTPPLVVAVAGITPLLPGLSLYRGLYAMLNDEVILGLTALLGAFGIGCALAAGVTLGEWGARTLRRPPRMRRTPGMRRNTTLRRPRFGRRSVVMSNSMSDAPPKVG, encoded by the coding sequence GTGCGCAAGTTCGCGGCCTCGATCGGCAGTCTGGTCAAGGATCGCCGGGCGACGGTCGACACGGTCACAGCGGCCCCCACACCGCTACAGCCGATCGACCTCACCGACGACGCCCGCGTCGCCGAGGTTCTCGACCTCGCTGTGCGCATCGGCGACCTGCTGCTCGCGTCCGGGACGTCCGCGATGGACACCGCCACGCAGGTCCGGTTCGTCGCCGCCACCTACGGTCTGGCCCAGTGTGACGTCGATGTCACCTACAACTCGATCGTCGTGTCGGCGCACCGCGGACCGCTCATCCCCCCGGCGAGCACGATGCGCATCGTGCACTACCGGTCGATGGACTTCACCCGGCTCGCGGCGGCCGACCGCCTCACCCGCCGGATCCGGCTCGACGCGATCACTCCGGCCGAGGCCCACGCCGCGCTCGATGCGATCGTGCGGGCGCCGCACCCCTACAACCGCTGGGTCGCGACGCTGGGGTGGGCCGGGCTGGCCGGGACCGTCGCGGTGCTGCTCGGCGGCGGACCGCTGGTCACGATCGTCGCGTTCCTGACGACGGTCGTGATCGACCGGGTCAACCGCGTCCTCAACCGGTTCGGGCTGCCGTACTTCTTCCAGCAGATGACCGGCGGGTTGATCGCTGCCACACCGGCCACCGCCCTGTACACGATCCAGGACCATCTCGGGGTCGTGATCAAACCGTCGCAGATCATCGCGGCCGGGGTGGTGGTGCTGCTGTCCGGGCTCTCGCTCGTCGGCTCGGTGCAGGACGCGATCACCGGGGCGCCCATCACGGCGTCGGCCCGCTTCTTCGAAGTCGTGATGATGACCGGCGGCATCATCGCCGGTGTGGCGCTCTCGCTGCGGGTCGCGACCGCGCTGGGCGCCGATCTGCCCGTGATCAGCAACGCCGCGCAACCGGACCTCACGCAGCTTCCGGTGAAGGTGGTCGCGGGCGCGCTGGCCTCGGTGTTCTACGCGCTGGCCTGCTACGCCGAGCGGCGCGCGCTGACGGCGGCCAGCCTCGGCGGCGCGGCCGGTCTGCTGTTCTTCGTGCTGGCGCAGAGCGCCGGCATCGGGCCGGTGATCTCGTCCGCCATCGCCGCCACGGTGATCGGCTTCGCGGGTGGTCTGATGGCTCGTCGCTCGCTCACCCCGCCCCTGGTCGTGGCGGTCGCGGGTATCACGCCGCTGCTGCCGGGCCTGTCGCTGTATCGCGGTCTGTACGCGATGTTGAACGACGAGGTGATCCTCGGGCTCACTGCGTTGCTCGGGGCGTTCGGTATCGGCTGCGCGCTGGCCGCGGGGGTGACCCTGGGCGAGTGGGGCGCGCGGACACTGCGCCGCCCGCCTCGGATGCGCCGCACCCCGGGCATGCGTCGAAACACGACGCTGCGCCGCCCGCGATTCGGACGACGCAGCGTGGTGATGAGCAATTCCATGTCCGACGCCCCGCCCAAGGTGGGGTGA
- a CDS encoding MbtH family protein, translated as MSTNPFDDEDGRFYVLVNDEDQHSLWPTFSEVPQGWRIVFGEDSRQACVEYVEKNWTDMRPKSLREAMEQDQKNAGK; from the coding sequence ATGAGCACCAATCCGTTCGACGACGAAGACGGCCGTTTCTATGTGCTGGTCAACGACGAGGACCAGCATTCGCTGTGGCCCACGTTCTCCGAGGTCCCGCAGGGCTGGAGGATCGTGTTCGGTGAGGATTCGCGTCAGGCCTGTGTCGAATACGTAGAGAAGAACTGGACCGATATGCGGCCCAAGAGCCTGCGTGAGGCCATGGAGCAGGATCAGAAGAACGCCGGCAAATAG
- a CDS encoding lysine N(6)-hydroxylase/L-ornithine N(5)-oxygenase family protein: MTDSRRADDEQILDLVGIGFGPSNLALAIAIEEHNAECSPTEKVTARFFEKQEEFGWHRGMLLDGATMQIAFPKDLVTFRNPRSGYSFFSYLHERGRLVDFVNHQTFFPTRVEFQDYLRWAAARVDADVRYGTTVASVEGVEGGEAVELFEVVLADGTTVRARNVVVGAGLRERLPEWATPSARCFHNHQFLFRIAEMPQPVHQRFVVLGAGQSAAEVVHYLHGRYPEAEVHSVFSRFGFSPADDSPYANRIFDPGTVDELHAAPAVERARLLALHRGTNYSVVDIELINELYATEYQERVRGQRRLFMRRASEIRATSETPDGIEVHVHSALDGLTDTLMCDALVLATGFEPTPIGAVFGASVPGVSIERGVGRDYRLALDPDVRAGVYLQGGTEKTHGLTASLLSNVAIRAGEILNSILAHRDIRGGLARLNEDNPYATSEVR; this comes from the coding sequence ATGACTGACAGTCGACGAGCCGACGACGAGCAAATTCTCGACCTGGTCGGGATCGGGTTCGGTCCTTCGAACCTCGCACTCGCGATCGCGATCGAGGAACACAACGCGGAGTGCTCGCCGACCGAGAAGGTCACCGCCCGCTTCTTCGAGAAGCAGGAGGAGTTCGGCTGGCATCGCGGGATGCTGCTCGACGGGGCGACCATGCAGATCGCCTTCCCCAAGGATCTCGTCACGTTCCGCAACCCCCGCAGCGGCTACAGCTTCTTCTCGTATCTGCACGAGCGCGGCCGCTTGGTCGACTTCGTCAACCACCAGACGTTCTTCCCCACCCGAGTCGAGTTCCAGGACTACCTGCGCTGGGCCGCGGCCCGCGTGGACGCCGACGTCCGCTACGGCACCACCGTCGCGAGCGTGGAGGGTGTCGAGGGCGGCGAGGCCGTGGAGCTGTTCGAGGTCGTCCTCGCGGACGGCACCACCGTCCGTGCCCGAAATGTCGTGGTGGGTGCGGGATTGCGGGAACGGCTGCCGGAGTGGGCGACGCCGTCCGCACGCTGCTTCCACAACCACCAGTTCCTGTTCCGGATCGCGGAGATGCCGCAGCCGGTTCACCAGCGGTTCGTCGTGCTGGGCGCGGGACAGAGCGCCGCCGAGGTGGTGCACTACCTGCACGGCCGCTACCCGGAGGCGGAGGTCCACAGCGTCTTCTCACGGTTCGGGTTCAGTCCGGCCGACGACAGTCCCTACGCGAACCGGATCTTCGATCCCGGCACGGTCGACGAACTGCACGCCGCCCCGGCCGTCGAACGCGCCCGCCTGCTCGCGCTGCACCGCGGCACCAACTACTCGGTGGTCGACATCGAGCTGATCAACGAGCTGTACGCCACCGAATATCAGGAGCGGGTGCGGGGACAGCGGCGGCTGTTCATGCGCCGCGCGTCGGAGATCCGGGCGACGAGCGAGACCCCCGACGGCATAGAGGTGCACGTGCACAGCGCCCTCGACGGCCTCACCGACACGCTGATGTGCGACGCGCTGGTGCTCGCCACCGGGTTCGAGCCCACCCCGATCGGCGCCGTCTTCGGCGCGTCGGTGCCCGGTGTGTCTATCGAGCGCGGCGTGGGCCGGGACTACCGCCTTGCGCTCGATCCGGACGTCCGGGCAGGGGTCTACCTGCAGGGCGGTACGGAGAAGACCCACGGGCTGACGGCGTCATTGCTGTCGAATGTCGCGATCCGCGCGGGAGAGATTCTCAATTCGATTCTCGCTCATCGAGATATCCGGGGCGGCCTTGCTAGGCTGAACGAAGACAACCCGTACGCGACAAGCGAGGTTAGATGA